Proteins co-encoded in one Megalopta genalis isolate 19385.01 unplaced genomic scaffold, iyMegGena1_principal scaffold0023, whole genome shotgun sequence genomic window:
- the LOC117217803 gene encoding uncharacterized protein LOC117217803 isoform X3: protein MCMLMDMNHIKQLKDYLEKLQPNEYVVLHGMKGFGKSCLTASTLKDTKFVRNTFNNEIYWLKFGYTCSVDEEILIQLNKLYHQVKNLEMLPETLKPEPLKDSLIHFLKHYFAKEGNSRALLILDDVCNSKIIEIFDFGCKTLVTTADLDIVFDKRPSVIEMSDGFTEAETLGLFAKVLGTEVDKLPVEAKLIHYECKGMPLLIAMFSAQFEEFKDDMKLRSNKWTYYLNSLKNRDEKNRVIKKFLKKQEAIFNICIENLSDEMRKHYQELVIFREDINITSQTLEILWDEEIHQVDEMMLELSHKSLAARQWNNELRSYIYGVHDLLLCHLRKKFSNDELTQMHKSFIEKYRKKCNGDFSKLPADNYSYSYIGHHLKEAKLYEEFPKIYFNFDFIQATIEHSGLTNLLIDLDNYREYITRNSDPVLKMRLTDLEKFLEEQAGVIAKCRYKKCLDIVQIAMNHPYEGFVKDTAIKLAKERTKSLYVLHDKRMGQMYMPWSEEMLTEICTVCFAHDPDLILVGNEAGEIFLWNSIYKRQQIFNGHNKSRIRKIVVSSDHDCFLSLDDHGIIKLFRLYNDADYDKDQIVLLNPKQKQPFWREIFTGKYSHDDSSKVFSVDKEIILDMTFAQDNNYIAVCTNKGTIKVWDRNGCVVSIPEHNSRSHLKSIVFSEGSNLLHIMDETNGVLISYRKYNSEYKYLSQYNPNLQKKKIIFFCNVPEQNNSLIIVTEDKAVYIKWFQFSNDQMHSYKKQIRASVENKNTVFVCSALTYDGQYLILADSNGFINIWKTNEGLQPIATYKSRVSSLDTYWLKEKGYHIICGSENQLLHKWKLPVEGICKSMKKPLFDAAVQPLYEPDTIITETFANTVVTLVGDTIIAESKPFNGKLNNLVISSDKSKIVFVTDEDVVALFDIDRKETINILKNAELIKMAKIQNNNVIICREKDDNLRIWQNIDISYLVENTGFVISIHEINEKCVVTVTRSGIITIWNINGTNWLRIDRVSIGGLDTITTFSCLSYGKNILALLNENGDVVLYKLQEDTITLPVSIKLTNYFMKKYKQKLTCCEISQKEEYLAIGCESGDIFIININLGMEVHKLCFHTTPITQLYWAPSAINVPILLSVNSDELVWWNIALDTHKDKQNTRRHENMRRSTSFTLDNRSSINHSHMSSSQSADLNVYSAQRPLEDIHETLTITNGVSTVSKYWKLKEGKDPKQPALLAVVELPSNFLAKVCVSTDFTKFVTVDMYGSISTFSIYGYN from the exons ATGTGCATGCTTATGGATATGAATCAT ATTAAACAGTTAAAAGATTACTTGGAAAAATTGCAACCAAACGAATATGTTGTACTTCATGGAATGAAAGGATtcggtaaatcatgtttaacagCAAGCACTTTGAAGGACACAAAATTCGTAAGAAATACGTTTAAT AATGAGATTTACTGGCTCAAATTTGGATACACGTGTTCAGTAGATGAAGAAATATTGATTCAATTAAATAAACTGTATCATCAAGTAAAGAATTTGGAAATGTTACCTGAAACATTAAAACCTGAACCTTTGAAAGATTCgttaattcattttttaaaacattACTTTGCTAAAGAAGGAAATTCTCGTGCATTATTAATTTTGGATGATGTTTGCaatagtaaaataattgaaatatttgatttcggcTGCAAAACGTTAGTAACAACTGCTgatctagatattgtgtttgaTAAGAGGCCTTCCGTCATTGAG ATGAGTGATGGCTTCACAGAAGCAGAAACTTTAGGTCTTTTTGCAAAAGTGTTAGGTACAGAAGTAGATAAACTCCCAGTAGAAGCAAAACTAATTCATTATGAATGCAAAGGGATGCCTCTGTTAATCGCTATGTTTTCTGCTCAGTTTGAAGAATTCAAAGATGATATGAAATTACGATCAAATAAATGGACATACTATTTAAATTCTTTGAAAAATAGAGATGAAAAGAATCG TGTCATCAAAAAATTTCTAAAAAAGCAAGAAGCGatatttaatatatgtatagagAATTTATCTGATGAAATGAGGAAACATTATCAAGAATTAGTAATCTTTAGAGAAGATATCAATATAACATCACAG aCATTAGAAATTCTTTGGGACGAAGAAATCCATCAAGTTGATGAAATGATGCTTGAACTATCTCATAAATCATTAGCTGCCAGACAATGGAACAACGAACTGCGTAGCTACATATATGGTGTACATGATTTATTACTTTGCCATTTGCGAAAAAAATTTTCTAACGATGAATTGACACAAATGCACAAATCATTTATTGAGAAATATCGTAAAAAATGCAATGGTGATTTTTCAAAACTACCAGCAGATAATTACAGTTACTCGTACATTGGACATCACTTAaaagaagcaaaattatatgaaGAATTTCCTAAGATATATTTCAACTTCGATTTTATTCAAGCAACCATAGAGCATAGTGGTTTAACTAACCTGTTAATTGATTTGGATAATTACAGAGAGTACATTACCAGAAATTCTGACCCAGTATTGAAAATGCGTCTAACTGATCTTGAAAAGTTCTTAGAAGAACAAGCAGGTGTCATAGCAAAATGTAGATACAAAAAGTGTCTAGATATAGTACAAATCGCCATGAATCATCCTTATGAAGGATTTGTTAAAGATACTGCCATTAAGCTTGCAAAAGAAAGGACTAAAAGTTTGTATGTTCTTCATGATAAAAGAATGGGACAAATGTACATGCCATGGAGCGAAGAGATGCTGACAGAAATTTGTACGGTTTGTTTTGCACATGATCCAGACCTAATTTTGGTCGGAAATGAAGCTGGCGAAATATTTTTGTGGAATAGTATTTACAAAAGGCAACAGATTTTCAATGGACATAACAAGAGTCGAATAAGAAAGATTGTTGTGTCTAGCGATCATGACTGCTTTCTGTCACTAGACGATCATGGTATAATTAAGCTTTTTAGACTTTATAACGATGCAGATTATGATAAAGATCAAATTGTTTTATTAAATCCAAAACAAAAGCAACCTttttggagagaaatttttacTGGCAAGTATTCTCATGACGATAGCTCAAAAGTGTTCTCTGTTGATAAAGAAATTATATTGGATATGACATTTGCGCAGgataataattatattgcaGTTTGTACAAACAAGGGTACCATAAAG GTCTGGGATCGTAATGGGTGTGTAGTGTCAATTCCTGAACATAATTCTCGCAG tCACCTGAAGAGCATAGTATTTTCAGAAGGAAGCAACTTGTTACATATAATGGATGAAACGAATGGAGTTTTAATATCATATCGTAAATATAATTCGGAATATAAGTATCTATCACAGTACAACCCAAATTTGCAAAAGAAGAAGATTATATTCTTCTGTAACGTGCCAGAACAAAATAATTCATTAATCATTGTTACCGAAGATAAAgctgtatatataaaatggttTCAATTCAGCAACGATCAAATGCACAGCTATAAAAAGCAGATCAGAGCGAGCGTTGAGAACAAAAACACGGTTTTTGTTTGCAGTGCTTTAACATACGATGGCCAGTACTTAATTTTGGCGGATTCTAATGGTTTTATAAACATATGGAAAACCAACGAAGGACTACAACCAATAGCAACGTATAAGAGTCGCGTATCCTCTTTGGATACTTACTGGTTAAAAGAAAAAGGATACCACATTATCTGTGGTAGCGAAAACCAGTTGCTTCACAAGTGGAAACTTCCAGTAGAAGGAATTTGCAAATCGATGAAAAAACCATTATTTGATGCAGCTGTGCAGCCATTATATGAACCTGATACTATTATTACAGAGACATTCGCGAATACTGTTGTTACATTAGTTGGCGATACGATAATAgcagaatctaaaccatttaatgGAAAGTTAAATAACTTGGTTATTTCATCGGATAAATCGAAAATAGTATTCGTTACAGATGAAGATGTAGTTGCCTTATTTGATATTGACCGAAAGGAAACTATAAACATCTTGAAAAAtgcagaattaataaaaatggCTAAAATACAAAACAATAATGTAATAATCTGTCGAGAAAAGGATGACAATTTGAGG atATGGCAAAACATAGATATATCATACTTGGTTGAAAATACAGGATTCGTTATTTCAATTcatgaaataaatgaaaaatgtgtTGTAACAGTAACAAGAAGTGGTATAATCACGATCTGGAATATAAATGGTACAAATTGGTTACGGATAGATAGAGTAAGCATCGGAGGCTTGGACACGATCACCACATTCAGTTGTTTAAGTTACGGAAAGAATATCTTGGCTTTGCTGAATGAAAATGGGGATGTAGTTTTATATAAGCTGCAAGAAGATACAATAACGCTACCAGTATCTATAAAATTAACCAATTACTTTATGAAGAAGTATAAGCAGAAATTAACGTGTTGTGAAATTTCACAGAAAGAAGAATATTTGGCTATTGGTTGTGAAAGTGGAGATATTTTT ATCATTAATATAAATTTGGGAATGGAAGTACATAAATTATGTTTTCATACAACTCCTATTACACAATTGTACTGGGCACCTTCTGCAATCAACGTCCCTATTTTGCTCTCTGTAAATTCTGACGAACTAGTTTGGTGGAACATTGCCTTGGACACGCATAAGGATAAGCAGAATACGAGAAGACATGAAAATATGCGTCGTAGCACTAGTTTTACATTAGACAACAGAAGTTCAATTAATCATTCGCATATGTCTTCTAGTCAAAGTGCAGACTTGAATGTCTACAGTGCGCAACGACCCTTAGAAGATATTCACGAGACCCTTACTATCACGAATGGAGTATCTACCGTAAGTAAGTACTGGAAGCTCAAAGAAGGTAAAGATCCAAAGCAACCGGCACTATTAGCTGTAGTGGAATTACCATCGAATTTTCTTGCAAAAGTCTGTGTATCTACAGATTTCACAAAATTTGTAACAGTTGACATGTATGGGTCAATTAGCACTTTTTCAATATATGGATACAATTAA